A region of the Arsenicicoccus dermatophilus genome:
TACGAGGTCGTCTGCTGGGACCAGCGTGGCCACGGCCGCTCGGGCGCGGGCAGCCGCGACTCCTACCGCATCGACGTGCTCGGCCGCGACCTGCGGGCCGTGGTCGACGAGACCTGCGCGGGCCGCACCTTCGCGCTGGTCGGGCACTCCATGGGCGGTATGACGCAGATGGGCTTCGGGCGTCAGTTTCCCGAGCTGGTCCGGGAGCGCTGCGTCGCCGTGGCCTTCGTGGCGACGAGCAGCGGCGGGCAGGGGGAGGACCGGGTCGCGCTCGGCGACCTGCTGGGCCGGGCCGCGCAGCGCCTGGGCCCCTACGCCCTGGCGCCGCTGACAGGCCGGCAGGCGGTCGTGGAGCAGGCCCGGCGGGTGGCCCGCCAGCTGGAGCACTTCTTCACCTATCGCTACTCCTTCGCCTCGCCGGTGCCGCCGAGCCTGCTGCACTACGCCTCGGACATGATCATGTCGACGCCGGTGGAGGTCATGCAGGGATTCCTGCGGACGCTGTCCGAGCACGACGAGCGGGAGGCGTTGGCGTCGTTCGCCGGCATCGAGGCCCTGGTCGTCAACGGCGACTGCGACCTCATGCTCCCGCCGTCCCACAGCGAGCGGATCGTGCGCCGCCTGCCGGGCGCCGAGCACGTCGTCGTCAGCGACGCGGGGCACCTGCTGATGCTCGAGCACCCCGAGGTGGTGAGCGACCAGATCCTGGCGATGCTCGAACGTGCCGCCCGGCACGAGCCGCTCGGGGAGCGCACCAGGGTGCAGGTCACGGACCTCGCCCACCGCCGCACGAGCCGGTCCCGGCGCCACCAGGCCGAGCGGCGCGAGCAGCGGCGGCGCGCCCGTGAGCAGGTGGAGCTCGCCACCGAGCAGACCCGGGCCGAGCTGGCCCGGCAGGCCCAGCGGGTGGTCCGTGGACGCCGGGCGTCCGGGAGCACCCGGGTGACCGAGGAGGATCCGTCATGACCACGCTCTCGCTGCCCACCGCCGAGGACACCCGACGGCTCGGCCGCGCGCTGGGGGAGGAGCTGCGCGCCGGGGACCTGGTGCTGCTG
Encoded here:
- a CDS encoding alpha/beta fold hydrolase; translation: MGPDLSHLTRVVTGLGLGLGTAAAGVTGITSRSRSLADEVENVEATYAHLCDEERVVVSEDGTVLHVEVDLPTDLDPARPVVVLSHGYTLSTKAWIFVRRRLKDAGYEVVCWDQRGHGRSGAGSRDSYRIDVLGRDLRAVVDETCAGRTFALVGHSMGGMTQMGFGRQFPELVRERCVAVAFVATSSGGQGEDRVALGDLLGRAAQRLGPYALAPLTGRQAVVEQARRVARQLEHFFTYRYSFASPVPPSLLHYASDMIMSTPVEVMQGFLRTLSEHDEREALASFAGIEALVVNGDCDLMLPPSHSERIVRRLPGAEHVVVSDAGHLLMLEHPEVVSDQILAMLERAARHEPLGERTRVQVTDLAHRRTSRSRRHQAERREQRRRAREQVELATEQTRAELARQAQRVVRGRRASGSTRVTEEDPS